One segment of Papaver somniferum cultivar HN1 unplaced genomic scaffold, ASM357369v1 unplaced-scaffold_137, whole genome shotgun sequence DNA contains the following:
- the LOC113334667 gene encoding uncharacterized protein LOC113334667 has product MGSRDQEEFERERHFNNRGGNNKIQILDNQPEGYGGKKQYYNQGKGSNKVVWEHIKIPHPNTTIEKIWEAITLMEEIPAPPNMGNEPPPGRRSGELCAYHRFHGQTTNNCRNVKKIILRMIDHGKLNHFLVQQPQNLPPPPPPTPPEGHTPGAEKGRNKYLVEVGAKANNPYCNSIIHSFKSIEDFHDNVLSRVFARDGDGRELLNLAKISPLKECEKQPISFTAEEVPGGGEPHDNPLVVKLEINPKEKDDEEEEEEENADIWAINRILIGPGSSVDILFYHTYKTMGGRDEELIPSTYKIYSFNGTTNKPKGEITMRIPLKSISAEIVLYVVDVESPYNALIGRPWLNGILGVASTFHQCIKFPLPQGIEIIRGDIIEGKTFHEIDVDKCEERANKRRN; this is encoded by the coding sequence ATGGGTAGTCGGGATCAAGAAGAATTTGAAAGAGAAAGACATTTTAATAATCGTGGAGggaataataagattcaaatacTTGATAACCAGCCAGAAGGATATGGAGGGAAAAAGCAATATTATAATCAAGGTAAAGGAAGTAATAAAGTAGTATGGGAGCACATAAAAATTCCGCATCCAAATACTACAATAGAAAAAATCTGGGAAGCAATAACTTTGATGGAAGAGATACCAGCACCACCAAATATGGGAAATGAGCCACCACCAGGAAGGAGAAGTGGAGAATTATGTGCATACCATCGCTTCCACGGCCAAACGACAAACAACTGTAGGAATGTGAAGAAAATCATACTAAGAATGATCGATCATGGGAAGTTAAATCATTTTCTGGTACAACAACCAcaaaatttaccaccaccaccaccaccaacaccaccagaagGTCATACACCAGGTGCAGAGAAAGGAAGGAATAAATATTTGGTTGAAGTAGGAGCAAAGGCAAATAATCCATATTGTAATTCCATAATACATTCATTCAAGAGCATAGAGGATTTCCATGATAACGTCTTGAGCCGAGTTTTTGCAAGAGACGGTGATGGAAGAGAATTATTGAATCTTGCGAAGATATCACCCTTGAAGGAATGTGAAAAGCAAcccatttcttttactgcagaagaagtACCAGGAGGAGGAGAACCGCACGATAACCCATTAGTGGTTAAGCTAGAAATAAATCCAAAGGAAAaagatgatgaagaggaagaggaagaggagaatGCGGACATATGGGCCATCAATAGGATATTGATTGGTCCTGGTAGTTCAGttgatattctattttatcacaCATACAAGACTATGGGTGGTAGAGATGAAGaacttataccatcaacatataagatttaCAGTTTCAACGGAACAACTAACAAGCCAAAAGGAGAGATAACGATGCGAATTCCTCTAAAGAGCATATCAGCTGAAATAGTATTATACGTTGTcgacgtagaatcaccctataATGCTTTGATCGGAAGACCATGGTTAAATGGTATTCTAGGAGTGGCGTCAACCTTTCATCAATGCATCAAGTTCCCACTCCCTCAAGGTATTGAAATAATAAGAGGAGATATAATTGAAGGAAAAACCTTCCATGAGATTGATGTTGACAAATGTGAAGAACGCGCAAACAAGAGAAGAAACTAG
- the LOC113335045 gene encoding putative FBD-associated F-box protein At5g53635 — protein MSYDITSRISTWIMAAVKHNIQELRLLIFACEIIQLPDCLFTCKSLTKFVFCGAGMEHTGFLLPDTMHFPHLRYLALTGVTLADENTVISKFFSSCPLLESLLLTDCSIHLDFSSLSLKHFQLDNYDTSGPTDTTVKLCAPNLISIICKDYMSQDYFLENLTSLVTADIGMRVKYADEDPKPEMPKIYSELATDVKELYRARMIKLLRAVLNVTDLTLSSSPGFLEVVSGSLDLLTGDPCFQFCNLRFLKVVTWVSRNCMNVIAYLVKISPNIESIFLTIEQTELNTNNTGGDWIVGSSSFPCLHYLKFVQIQGIQGCLNELKLLQVLLKKAVVLEKVTRLCSETDSPDRAAQLVEFKEMLLAYPSASSSVSISIQS, from the exons ATGTCATATGACATAACTAGTCGTATCAGTACATGGATCATGGCTGCGGTTAAGCATAATATTCAAGAGCTACGTCTTTTGATCTTTGCATGTGAGATAATTCAATTGCCCGACTGTTTGTTCACCTGTAAGTCACTGACAAAGTTTGTGTTTTGTGGCGCTGGTATGGAACACACTGGCTTTCTTCTGCCTGATACAATGCATTTCCCTCACCTCAGATATCTGGCTCTTACGGGAGTCACGCTTGCAGACGAAAACACTGTAATCAGTAAGTTTTTTTCAAGCTGTCCGCTTTTGGAGTCTTTGCTGCTGACAGACTGCAGTATACATTTAGATTTTTCTTCTCTTAGTCTTAAACACTTTCAATTGGACAATTATGACACCTCCGGGCCTACTGATACCACTGTCAAGCTATGTGCTCCAAATCTCATATCCATTATCTGCAAAGATTATATGTCACAAGATTATTTTCTGGAGAATCTTACTTCTCTAGTCACTGCTGATATTGGAATGAGAGTGAAATATGCTGATGAGGATCCTAAGCCGGAAATGCCAAAAATATATTCAGAGCTTGCTACAGATGTAAAagagttgtatcgtgctcgaatGATAAAATTATTAAGAGCAGTCCTTAACGTGACAGATCTTACGTTGTCCTCCTCACCTGGGTTTCTTGAG GTTGTCTCGGGATCTCTGGACTTGCTCACAGGTGACCCCTGCTTTCAGTTCTGTAATCTAAGATTTTTGAAGGTGGTAACATGGGTCTCGAGAAACTGCATGAATGTGATAGCTTACTTGGTCAAGATTTCCCCTAATATCGAATCTATTTTCTTAACAATAGAGCAG ACAGAGTTAAATACAAACAACACAGGAGGCGACTGGATAGTAGGATCGTCGTCATTTCCTTGCCTGCACTACCTCAAATTTGTTCAAATTCAGGGTATTCAAGGGTGTCTCAATGAACTCAAGTTGTTGCAAGTTTTGTTGAAGAAAGCCGTTGTCTTGGAAAAAGTAACCCGTTTGTGTTCAGAAACAGACTCACCTGATAGAGCTGCACAATTGGTGGAATTCAAAGAGATGCTACTTGCATATCCAAGTGCTTCTTCAAGTGTCTCAATCTCGATTCAATCGTAG